A region from the Cystobacter ferrugineus genome encodes:
- a CDS encoding coproporphyrinogen-III oxidase family protein, translating into MSTGERPAPDELTRRGFVTNHPPYRYWRPEGLRELLAPRPLNVYVHSPFCIQRCAYCHYKTTTLAEHRKAEIDAYVSALCREIALVSRRFHLKERPTTSVYFGGGTPTLLSRQNLSRLMESLHEHLTLEDPEITIEGEPVTLIQSKADHLQALGVNRISLGIQSFCDDILRRTGRHDTEQHAFKAIALAKATGATVNVDLMSGLAGETEQTWAYTIERALAADVHSLTVYKTELHANTGYSADIKRNALTLPTDDEELRFITHALEQFERHGYQPVNFFTFTRGGAYRQRHISSRWLGTDTYGFGVSAFGSLGAHAMQNTSELPRYLQTLEAGELPLARGHRLSARELMAREAVLGMKLIHLDLAAFQQRHGFDLARWCAPVVEELEKNGFVTLQERTLSLTRKGLLWGDYVGRRLAACIEALA; encoded by the coding sequence ATGAGCACCGGGGAGAGACCCGCGCCGGACGAGCTGACACGCCGGGGATTCGTCACCAACCATCCGCCCTACCGCTACTGGCGCCCGGAGGGCCTCCGGGAACTGCTGGCTCCCCGGCCGCTCAACGTCTACGTGCACTCGCCCTTCTGCATCCAGCGCTGCGCGTACTGCCACTACAAGACCACCACGCTGGCCGAGCACCGCAAGGCGGAGATCGACGCCTACGTGAGCGCGCTGTGCCGGGAGATCGCCCTGGTCTCCCGGCGCTTCCACCTCAAGGAGCGGCCCACGACCAGCGTGTACTTCGGTGGTGGCACGCCCACGCTGCTGTCCCGGCAGAACCTGAGCCGGTTGATGGAGAGCCTCCACGAGCACCTGACGCTGGAGGATCCGGAAATCACCATCGAGGGCGAGCCGGTCACGCTCATCCAGTCCAAGGCGGACCATCTCCAGGCGCTCGGCGTCAACCGCATCAGCCTGGGCATCCAGTCCTTCTGCGACGACATCCTCCGGCGCACGGGGCGCCACGACACCGAGCAGCACGCCTTCAAGGCCATCGCGCTCGCCAAGGCCACCGGCGCCACCGTCAACGTGGACCTGATGAGCGGCCTCGCGGGGGAGACCGAGCAGACCTGGGCCTATACCATCGAGCGCGCGCTCGCCGCCGACGTGCACTCCCTCACCGTCTACAAGACGGAGCTCCACGCCAACACCGGCTATTCCGCCGACATCAAGCGCAACGCGCTCACCCTGCCCACGGATGACGAGGAGCTGCGCTTCATCACCCACGCCCTGGAGCAGTTCGAGCGCCATGGCTACCAGCCGGTGAACTTCTTCACCTTCACGCGCGGCGGCGCCTACCGGCAACGGCACATCAGCTCGCGGTGGCTCGGCACGGACACCTATGGCTTTGGCGTGTCGGCCTTCGGCTCGCTCGGCGCCCACGCGATGCAGAACACGAGCGAGCTGCCCCGCTACCTCCAGACGCTGGAAGCCGGAGAGCTGCCCCTCGCCCGGGGCCACCGGCTCTCGGCGCGCGAGCTGATGGCGCGCGAGGCGGTGCTGGGCATGAAGCTCATCCACCTGGACCTGGCCGCCTTCCAGCAACGCCATGGCTTCGATCTGGCGCGGTGGTGCGCTCCCGTCGTGGAGGAGCTGGAGAAGAACGGCTTCGTGACGCTCCAGGAGCGCACGCTGTCACTCACCCGGAAGGGGCTTCTCTGGGGCGACTACGTGGGGCGCCGGCTCGCCGCCTGCATCGAGGCCTTGGCCTGA
- a CDS encoding phosphopantetheine-binding protein, giving the protein MSTRASLPPPQHPHPSTETALAPIIEQLKQMITRELDVRLDESRITATVSLHEDGLALDSMVLFEFMNLIEKRYGFEFADQDIRPEVFANLTVLAAHIHGQLARAGKSLPP; this is encoded by the coding sequence ATGAGCACGCGCGCATCGCTCCCTCCACCCCAACACCCCCACCCCTCCACCGAGACGGCGCTCGCTCCGATCATCGAGCAGCTCAAGCAGATGATCACCCGGGAGCTGGACGTGCGCCTCGACGAGTCGCGGATCACCGCGACGGTGTCCCTCCACGAGGACGGACTGGCGCTCGACTCGATGGTCCTCTTCGAGTTCATGAACCTCATCGAGAAGCGCTACGGCTTCGAGTTCGCCGACCAGGACATCCGCCCGGAAGTCTTCGCCAACCTCACCGTGCTGGCCGCGCACATCCACGGCCAGCTCGCGCGGGCCGGCAAGAGCCTTCCTCCCTGA